In the Nilaparvata lugens isolate BPH chromosome 9, ASM1435652v1, whole genome shotgun sequence genome, one interval contains:
- the LOC111053734 gene encoding uncharacterized protein LOC111053734, giving the protein MNSREMKFGADPGCIFRSLVGARGYDFRIGTKWGKVIGDRTSKVRCIRGNIAYNNAFKTQIRYKIRVNQRAFSTILMEVEQESKFIEYKSQEVWQCHYSDGSDDKSIAFLRVENVIDFLKEVHELETHQGVVISYEYDSVQMENRVRIIEVKYLEPETLTLLKYEGLLEIVPKNRLFNDL; this is encoded by the exons ATGAATTCACG GGAAATGAAATTCGGTGCAGATCCTGGCTGCATTTTTAGATCTCTGGTTGGTGCCAGAGGGTACGATTTCAGAATAGGAACCAAATGGGGGAAGGTTATTGGCGATCGAACTTCCAAAGTTCG ATGTATCAGAGGGAATATTGCTTATAACAACGCATTCAAAACTCAAATCCGATACAAAATAAGAGTCAACCAAAGAGCATTTTCCACAATACTTATGGAGGTTGAACAAGAatctaaatttattgaatataaatcgCAAGAAGTTTGGCAATGCCACTACTCAGATGGTAGTGACGATAAA AGCATCGCTTTCCTGAGAGTGGAAAACGTGATTGATTTCTTGAAAGAAGTGCATGAACTTGAGACCCATCAAGGAGTGGTCATATCGTATGAATATGATTCAGTACAGATGGAAAATCGAGTGCGGATTATTGAGGTGAAGTATCTGGAGCCTGAAACGCTTACACTACTGAAATATG